The genome window CCCTGGGATACATCGGGCTGGACCAGGCCCAAAGTTTTCTGGAGATGGGCCCGGCGGTCACCGGGATCGAGGTCAGGATAAATGACATCTACCAGGCCCCGGAGGTCGGCAAGAAGATCACCGCACTGCTGGGTCCGCAGTACCGCTACAACGACTGGATCCACCTGAACTGGAGTTTGTTCTCGGCCCTGAAGCTGGAGAAGACGGCCATGTTCCTGATCCTGGCCCTGATCATCATCGTAGCGGCCCTGAACATCATCAGCAGCCTGATCATGACGGTGATCGAGAAGACCCGGGAGATCGGGATACTTAAATCCATGGGGGCCACCTCCAAAAGCATCATGAAGATCTTCATGTTCCAGGGGCTGCTGGTGGGGGGCATCGGCACCGTCCTAGGCATGGGGCTGGGATACTCTTTGTGCCTGCTTTTGGCCAGATACCAGTTCGTGAACCTGCCGGCCGACGTTTATTTCATCAACAAACTGCCGGTGCAGATGCAGGCCGGGGACTTTGTCCTGGTCTCTTCTGCCACCATCCTGATAACCTTCCTGGCGGCCCTTTATCCGGCCTACAAGGCTTCGCGGCTGGATCCGATAGAGGCGATACGGTACGAATGAGATGCGAAATATGAAATCAAAAGGCAGAAAACAAATGTTAAGAGGAAACCGTTCGGTCCAATGCTGCGGACTCAGGGCAAGAATGCAAAATGCAA of bacterium contains these proteins:
- a CDS encoding lipoprotein-releasing ABC transporter permease subunit is translated as MSYELFIAKRYFKAKRRTGFISVMSVLSFAGVTVGVAALLTVLSVMNGAQTELRNKILGTTAHVIVLKYQNQPITGYRELVPQINALPEVISSSPFIYTKCMVAKRDKVDGLVLRGVDPELEHGVTDISRNMVAGELKFDTMSTGLPGIILGLDLADRLGAYLGDTLTVTSSQSMKATPFGLIPKTRRFILTGIFDAGMYEYNSTLGYIGLDQAQSFLEMGPAVTGIEVRINDIYQAPEVGKKITALLGPQYRYNDWIHLNWSLFSALKLEKTAMFLILALIIIVAALNIISSLIMTVIEKTREIGILKSMGATSKSIMKIFMFQGLLVGGIGTVLGMGLGYSLCLLLARYQFVNLPADVYFINKLPVQMQAGDFVLVSSATILITFLAALYPAYKASRLDPIEAIRYE